Proteins encoded in a region of the Armatimonadota bacterium genome:
- a CDS encoding PIN domain-containing protein: MIFLDTSAVYAMADTGDKDHEEALRLFEAAQRADEEIVTHGYVLVESAALLQRRLGLKTALDFLDDAVNFTLVWVDGELHTRAVEYLRQARQADLSLVDAVSFVVMREMNTSLYLGFDGHFDAAGFCRYAPP, translated from the coding sequence ATGATCTTCCTCGACACATCCGCCGTCTACGCCATGGCTGACACAGGCGACAAGGACCACGAGGAAGCCCTGCGCTTGTTTGAGGCCGCTCAGAGAGCTGACGAGGAGATAGTCACTCACGGCTATGTACTGGTAGAATCGGCTGCGCTCCTTCAACGCCGTCTGGGACTCAAGACCGCCCTCGACTTCCTGGATGATGCGGTCAACTTCACTCTGGTCTGGGTAGATGGAGAGCTTCACACTAGAGCCGTCGAGTACCTGCGACAGGCCCGACAAGCTGATCTGAGCCTGGTTGATGCAGTCAGCTTTGTCGTGATGCGTGAGATGAACACCAGCCTGTATCTCGGGTTCGACGGGCACTTCGATGCCGCCGGTTTCTGCCGCTATGCACCGCCGTGA
- a CDS encoding ABC transporter permease, whose protein sequence is MRKTLGMAVLLAALCVAIYLKSDTFIGTTNLQNLSRQIALLAVFAIGEGIVILSGGIDLSVGSVIAFTGLFVAYAVNEFGMSPWTASLIVLGICVVIGLAHGALITRLKLQPFIVTLCSMLILRGLARGLTEDETMGFGERFPGFRLLGNGDWLGIPAPVVILIVVGIIAHFFMRYTVYGRYLYAIGRNPDAARYSGVKVDRMQTGAYLACAVLAGIAGILHASYTNSVQPATTGQAYELYAIAAAVLGGCSMRGGEGTVLGIIIGASIMRVMYNGIILVGIPTFYEFAVIGLVILIGVVADASVKSRGTRVAKRPTRT, encoded by the coding sequence ATGAGGAAGACACTCGGGATGGCCGTCCTGCTGGCGGCGCTCTGCGTGGCTATATACCTGAAGAGCGACACGTTCATCGGCACGACGAACCTGCAGAACCTGAGCCGCCAGATCGCCCTGCTGGCGGTGTTCGCCATCGGCGAGGGGATCGTGATCCTCTCCGGCGGGATAGACCTCTCCGTCGGCTCGGTAATCGCCTTCACCGGGCTGTTCGTCGCGTACGCCGTGAACGAGTTCGGCATGTCGCCCTGGACCGCGAGCCTGATAGTGCTCGGCATCTGCGTCGTCATCGGGCTGGCGCACGGGGCGCTGATAACCCGACTCAAGCTCCAGCCGTTCATCGTCACCCTCTGCTCGATGCTGATACTGAGGGGTCTGGCGCGCGGCTTGACCGAGGACGAGACGATGGGTTTCGGAGAGCGATTCCCCGGGTTCAGGCTGCTGGGCAACGGCGACTGGCTGGGCATTCCCGCGCCGGTCGTGATACTGATAGTCGTGGGCATCATCGCGCATTTCTTCATGCGGTACACGGTCTACGGCCGCTACCTGTACGCGATCGGGCGAAACCCGGACGCGGCGCGTTACTCCGGCGTGAAGGTGGACCGGATGCAGACGGGAGCGTACCTGGCCTGCGCGGTGCTGGCGGGGATCGCGGGGATACTGCACGCGTCCTACACGAACTCCGTTCAGCCGGCGACTACCGGACAGGCGTATGAGCTCTATGCGATCGCGGCGGCGGTTCTGGGGGGATGCTCGATGCGCGGCGGAGAGGGCACGGTGCTGGGGATCATCATCGGCGCGAGCATCATGAGGGTGATGTACAACGGGATCATCCTCGTCGGCATCCCGACGTTCTACGAGTTCGCGGTGATCGGCCTGGTGATCCTGATCGGCGTCGTGGCGGATGCATCGGTCAAGAGCCGCGGCACCCGAGTCGCCAAGCGGCCGACCAGGACTTGA
- a CDS encoding ribbon-helix-helix protein, CopG family, which yields MYAEVVEMVRTQMQIDEPTYEKLRETAHRQRRSMSAVVRDILHEHLEGKARSRGIAGKTFHFISAGASGYKDIAERHDEALSEDFR from the coding sequence ATGTATGCGGAGGTGGTCGAGATGGTACGGACCCAGATGCAGATAGATGAACCCACATACGAGAAGCTACGCGAGACGGCGCACCGACAGCGCAGGTCTATGTCGGCGGTCGTCAGGGATATACTGCACGAACACCTGGAGGGTAAGGCGAGATCCCGGGGAATAGCCGGTAAGACTTTCCATTTCATAAGTGCGGGCGCATCGGGATACAAAGACATCGCCGAGCGGCATGACGAAGCGCTGTCCGAGGACTTCCGATGA